From the Serinus canaria isolate serCan28SL12 chromosome 21, serCan2020, whole genome shotgun sequence genome, one window contains:
- the TMEM88B gene encoding transmembrane protein 88B: protein MPGQEAEDSGAEMQWEKSRMIPGLPPYHMDEQLLPGQPRSPCCCLAWTLLIGTMNSLLFLLNLLLMFVIFTVVLLPTIVVVYFGFQCHSQVLHSSASYCKSVLDDNSSSALIILGFVIMSPLLVVAMAIYCSLARRLQLLVCCQPYSLALYKGGRWCHRGEGALCCARGCSSQLKAWV, encoded by the exons ATGCCTGGCCAGGAGGCTGAGGACTCTGGAGCAGAAATGCAGTGGGAAAAGTCACGGATGATCCCTGGGCTGCCCCCGTACCACATggatgagcagctcctgcccgggcagccccgcagcccctgctgctgcctggcctgGACCCTGCTGATAGGAACCATGAactccctgctcttcctcctgaaTCTGCTCCTGATGTTTGTGATCTTCACCGTCGTGCTGCTTCCCACCATCGTGGTGGTTTACTTTGGCTTCCAGTGCCACTCCCAG GTGCTGCACTCCTCTGCCAGCTACTGCAAGAGCGTCCTGGATGACAacagctcctctgccctcaTCATCCTGGGCTTTGTCATCATGTCCCCTCTGCTGGTGGTGGCCATGGCCATTTACTGCAGCCTGGCCCGGcgcctgcagctgctggtgtgcTGCCAGCCCTACAGCCTGGCCCTGTACAAGGGGGGCCGCTGGTGCCACcgtggggagggggctctgtgctgtgccaggggctgcagcagccagctcaaGGCCTGGGTGTGA
- the MRPL20 gene encoding 39S ribosomal protein L20, mitochondrial, which produces MVVLSAARWVRSRLSDRFWRVQEVLKYARHFRGRKNRCYKLAVRSVRRAFVKSTKARREKKRFLRALWITRIEAASLEHGLKYPAFISNLVKSQVELNRKVLADLAIYEPKTFKSLAALAQRRRQEGFLAALGDGKEPEGIFSRIVHHHY; this is translated from the exons ATGGTGGTGCTGAGCGCGGCGCGCTGGGTGCGCAGCCGCCTCTCGGATCGCTTCTGGAGGGTGCAGGAGGTGCTCAAGTACGCGCGG cattttcGTGGCAGGAAGAACCGCTGCTACAAGCTGGCAGTGAGGAGCGTCCGCAGGGCTTTTGTGAAGTCCACCAAGGCcaggagggagaagaagagaTTCCTCAGAGCG CTCTGGATCACGAGGATTGAAGCAGCTTCCCTTGAACATGGTTTGAAGTACCCAGCCTTCATAAGCAACCTGGTCAAG TCCCAGGTGGAGCTGAACAGGAAAGTTCTGGCTGACTTGGCCATTTATGAGCCAAAGACATTCAAATCCCTGGCAGCTTTAGCCCAGAGGAGGAGACAGGAGGGgttcctggctgccctgggagatggAAAAGAACCAGAGGGGATATTTTCACGAATTGTGCACCACCACTACTGA
- the CCNL2 gene encoding cyclin-L2 isoform X1, translated as MAAAAAGGGPVGPQATGAAPAPVPGPGAVLIGDRLYSGVLITLENCLLPEHTLRFTPSMSSGLDPDTETELRVTGCELIQAAGILLRLPQVAMATGQVLFQRFFYTKSFVKHSMEHVSMACVHLASKIEEAPRRIRDVINVFHRLRHLREKKKPVPLILDQEYVNLKNQIIKAERRVLKELGFCVHVKHPHKIIVMYLQVLECERNQHLVQTSWNYMNDSLRTDVFVRFQPESIACACIYLAARTLEIPLPNRPHWFLLFGATEEEIQEICLKILQLYTRKKVDLSDLESKIEKKKLAIEEAKAQAKGLVPEGVPSLDNTSGFSPIPKNESPKEVKGNKPSPLPVQAMKNAKRKTEAAKRPSSNSPVNGVQKGRESRSRSGSRDQSYSRSPSRSASPKHRKSESYSTSSGSKSQSRSRSRSDSPPRQFNHGSAYKGSKSRGYKKSKDYSKYQGGHKGRRSRSRSSSRSRSRSRERPEHKYKKKSHYYRNHRHERERSYERAGHRYDRDRDRERDREHPGHSRHRR; from the exons atggcggcggcggcggcaggcGGCGGCCCCGTGGGCCCTCAGGCGACCGGCGCGGCTCCCGCCCCGGTACCGGGTCCCGGCGCTGTGCTGATCGGCGACCGGCTGTATTCGGGCGTGCTGATTACGCTGGAGAACTGCCTGCTGCCCGAGCACACGCTGCGCTTCACGCCATCCATGAGCAGCGGCCTAGACCCCGACACCGAGACCGAGCTGCGCGTCACCGGCTGCGAGCTCATCCAGGCGGCCGGGATCCTGCTGCGGCTGCCTCAG GTGGCTATGGCTACAGGACAGGTGTTATTCCAGCGTTTCTTTTATACCAAGTCTTTTGTGAAGCATTCCATGGAG CATGTTTCCATGGCCTGTGTCCATCTGGCATCCAAAATTGAGGAAGCCCCCAGACGCATCCGGGACGTGATCAATGTGTTCCATCGCCTCAGACACCTGAGGGAGAAAAA AAAACCTGTGCCTCTAATACTGGATCAAGAATATGTGAACTTGAAGAATCAAATAATTAAGGCAGAAAGAAGAGTGTTGAAGGAGTTGGGATTTTGTGTTCACGTGAAGCACCCTCATAAG ATAATCGTTATGTACCTTCAGGTATTAGAATGTGAACGTAACCAACACCTGGTCCAGACCTCATG GAACTACATGAACGACAGCCTGAGAACAGATGTCTTTGTGAGGTTCCAGCCAGAAAGCATTGCCTGTGCCTGCATTTACCTGGCAGCCAGGACACTGGAG ATCCCTCTTCCAAATCGCCCACATTGGTTTTTACTGTTTGGAGCAACCGAGGAAGAAATTCAAGAAATCTGCTTGAAAATCTTGCAGCTCTACACGAGGAAAAAG GTGGATTTATCTGATCTGGaaagtaaaatagaaaagaagaaattggcTATTGAAGAGGCAAAAGCACAAGCTAAAGGTCTGGTACCTGAGGGAGTTCCAAGCTTGGATAACACATCGGGGTTTTCCCCCATCCCAAAAAATG AGTCTCCAAAAGAGGTGAAAGGAAATAAACCCTCACCCCTACCTGTGCAGGCCATGAAGAAtgctaaaaggaaaacagaggcaGCCAAGAGACCCAGCTCCAACAGCCCAGTAAATGG TGtccagaaaggaagagagagcagGAGTCGAAGTGGAAGCAGAGATCAGAGTTACTCCAGGTCCCCATCGAGGTCTGCATCCCCCAAGCACAG GAAGAGCGAGAGCTACTCCACCTCCAGCGGCTCCAAGTCGCAGAGCCGCTCTCGGAGCCGCAGCGATTCCCCTCCCCGGCAGTTCAACCACGGCTCCGCCTACAAGGGCTCCAAGAGCCGCGGCTACAAGAAATCCAAGGACTACAGCAAGTACCAGGGGGGGCACAAGGGGCGCCGGTCCCGCTCCCGCAGCTCCTCCCGCTCGCGCAGCCGCTCCCGCGAGCGCCCCGAGCACAAGTACAAGAAGAAAAGCCACTACTACCGCAACCACCGGCACGAGCGTGAGCGCTCCTACGAGCGCGCCGGGCACCGCTacgacagggacagggacagggagagggacagggagcaccCTGGGCACAGCCGGCACCGCCGGTGA
- the CCNL2 gene encoding cyclin-L2 isoform X2, translating into MNDSLRTDVFVRFQPESIACACIYLAARTLEIPLPNRPHWFLLFGATEEEIQEICLKILQLYTRKKVDLSDLESKIEKKKLAIEEAKAQAKGLVPEGVPSLDNTSGFSPIPKNESPKEVKGNKPSPLPVQAMKNAKRKTEAAKRPSSNSPVNGVQKGRESRSRSGSRDQSYSRSPSRSASPKHRKSESYSTSSGSKSQSRSRSRSDSPPRQFNHGSAYKGSKSRGYKKSKDYSKYQGGHKGRRSRSRSSSRSRSRSRERPEHKYKKKSHYYRNHRHERERSYERAGHRYDRDRDRERDREHPGHSRHRR; encoded by the exons ATGAACGACAGCCTGAGAACAGATGTCTTTGTGAGGTTCCAGCCAGAAAGCATTGCCTGTGCCTGCATTTACCTGGCAGCCAGGACACTGGAG ATCCCTCTTCCAAATCGCCCACATTGGTTTTTACTGTTTGGAGCAACCGAGGAAGAAATTCAAGAAATCTGCTTGAAAATCTTGCAGCTCTACACGAGGAAAAAG GTGGATTTATCTGATCTGGaaagtaaaatagaaaagaagaaattggcTATTGAAGAGGCAAAAGCACAAGCTAAAGGTCTGGTACCTGAGGGAGTTCCAAGCTTGGATAACACATCGGGGTTTTCCCCCATCCCAAAAAATG AGTCTCCAAAAGAGGTGAAAGGAAATAAACCCTCACCCCTACCTGTGCAGGCCATGAAGAAtgctaaaaggaaaacagaggcaGCCAAGAGACCCAGCTCCAACAGCCCAGTAAATGG TGtccagaaaggaagagagagcagGAGTCGAAGTGGAAGCAGAGATCAGAGTTACTCCAGGTCCCCATCGAGGTCTGCATCCCCCAAGCACAG GAAGAGCGAGAGCTACTCCACCTCCAGCGGCTCCAAGTCGCAGAGCCGCTCTCGGAGCCGCAGCGATTCCCCTCCCCGGCAGTTCAACCACGGCTCCGCCTACAAGGGCTCCAAGAGCCGCGGCTACAAGAAATCCAAGGACTACAGCAAGTACCAGGGGGGGCACAAGGGGCGCCGGTCCCGCTCCCGCAGCTCCTCCCGCTCGCGCAGCCGCTCCCGCGAGCGCCCCGAGCACAAGTACAAGAAGAAAAGCCACTACTACCGCAACCACCGGCACGAGCGTGAGCGCTCCTACGAGCGCGCCGGGCACCGCTacgacagggacagggacagggagagggacagggagcaccCTGGGCACAGCCGGCACCGCCGGTGA